Proteins from a genomic interval of Quercus lobata isolate SW786 chromosome 11, ValleyOak3.0 Primary Assembly, whole genome shotgun sequence:
- the LOC115968959 gene encoding thymocyte nuclear protein 1, translated as MGKEDKQFWLLKTEPGEWSWEDQAANGGLSNWDGVKNKQAQKYLKSMKLSDLCFFYHSGSKSRRVVGVVTVVKEWYEDGGGAVDVKAVGEMRRPVDLKEMKGDVGLKGFALFRQPRLSVVPVSEDVWERVCGLGGGFEGDGQDDQVQDDDGGED; from the coding sequence ATGGGCAAAGAAGACAAGCAGTTCTGGCTTTTGAAGACAGAGCCAGGAGAGTGGTCATGGGAGGACCAAGCTGCCAATGGAGGCTTGAGCAACTGGGATGGTGTCAAGAACAAGCAAGCCCAGAAGTACCTCAAGTCCATGAAGCTCAGTGACCTCTGCTTCTTCTACCACTCTGGCTCCAAGTCCCGCCGTGTTGTCGGCGTGGTGACTGTTGTCAAGGAGTGGTATGAAGATGGTGGTGGGGCTGTGGATGTGAAGGCAGTGGGGGAGATGAGGAGGCCTGTGGACTTGAAGGAGATGAAAGGGGATGTTGGGTTGAAGGGTTTTGCTCTGTTTCGGCAGCCGAGGCTGTCGGTTGTGCCTGTTTCGGAGGATGTGTGGGAAAGGGTTTGTGGTTTGGGAGGTGGGTTTGAAGGGGATGGTCAAGATGATCAAGTTCAAGATGATGATGGAGGTGAAGATTAG
- the LOC115967644 gene encoding receptor expression-enhancing protein 4-like isoform X2 — protein sequence MLLGILNFALKCLYVLSWPFFSLAYPLCASIQAIENNSNSDTQTLATYWIVFSLISLFENAFLKFLERLLFWQHIKLMIICWLVVPHFDGAIYVYNHFIHPCLSMNPPIFVDEFNKWKEFLFKRDNFLAQAERYINNNGPEALEELIAAKSNSREANIVHKDNKSMEVIEKKEVPSAKVVLTGPNLDQTENRTSATKEIIETAAAAATARELPNIPMPKEVRKKWTCDICQLTVLCEKNLNLHLQGKKHKATYEALKTKNQPSIVRASTTKKTARPVEEPQKTVYRKVWKQKTITNNEGKQHGQSMGVSASTAKKSDQPTKEEHEKRVSMSNSGLEPKNEAVSEENYTFRCNICNTKCNGENDLAAHYNGRKHKARIQLHNIFVGIGQV from the exons ATGCTACTGGGTATTCTCAATTTTGCCCTGAAATGCCTTTATGTCCTTTCATG gcctttcttttctttggcgTATCCTTt ATGTGCTTCCATCCAAGCAATTGAGAACAATTCAAATTCAGACACTCAGACGTTGGCTACATATTGGATTGTCTTCTCTTTGATTTCACTCTTTGAGAATGCTTTCTTGAAATTTCTTGAAAG GTTACTGTTCTGGCAACACATTAAGCTAATGATCATCTGCTGGCTGGTTGTACCTCACTTCGATGGTGCTATTTATGTCTATAATCACTTTATACATCCATGCCTCTCCATGAACCCACCAATTTTCGTTGATGAATTCAATAAATGGAAGGAATTCTTATTCAAGAGAGATAACTTTCTAGCTCAGGCAGAGagatatataaacaataatgGACCTGAAGCTCTGGAGGAACTTATTGCTGCCAAG TCAAATAGCAGAGAGGCTAACATTGTGCATAAAGATAATAAATCTATGGAAGTAATAGAGAAAAAGGAAGTACCTAGTGCCAAG GTAGTTCTAACAGGGCCTAATCTTGATCAGACTGAGAACAGAACATCAGCCACTAAGGAGATTATAGAAACAGCAGCGGCAGCTGCAACTGCTAGAGAACTTCCCAATATACCCATGCCTAAGGAAGTCCGAAAAAAGTGGACTTGTGATATATGTCAGTTAACTGTTCTTTGTgagaaaaacttaaatttacACCTTCAAGGAAAGAAACACAAGGCTACTTATGAGGCACTGAAAACAAAGAACCAGCCAAGTATTGTCCGAGCTTCAACCACAAAGAAAACTGCTCGGCCAGTTGAGGAGCCACAAAAGACTGTATATAGGAAAGTATGGAAACAAAAAACTATTACAAATAATGAGGGTAAACAGCATGGCCAGTCAATGGGTGTCTCAGCTTCAACTGCTAAAAAATCTGATCAGCCCACAAAAGAGGAGCATGAAAAAAGAGTTTCAATGTCAAACAGTGGACTTGAACCTAAGAATGAAGCTGTTAGTGAGGAAAATTATACTTTTAGGTGCAATATCTGTAATACAAAATGCAATGGAGAGAATGACTTGGCTGCTCACTATAATGGGAGGAAACACAAGGCTCGAATTCAATTACACAATATATTTGTTGGGATTGGACAGGTCTGA
- the LOC115967644 gene encoding uncharacterized protein LOC115967644 isoform X1, with translation MLLGILNFALKCLYVLSWPFFSLAYPLCASIQAIENNSNSDTQTLATYWIVFSLISLFENAFLKFLERLLFWQHIKLMIICWLVVPHFDGAIYVYNHFIHPCLSMNPPIFVDEFNKWKEFLFKRDNFLAQAERYINNNGPEALEELIAAKKKSKKFNHGMEEFKAISVMVRKQVERSNSREANIVHKDNKSMEVIEKKEVPSAKVVLTGPNLDQTENRTSATKEIIETAAAAATARELPNIPMPKEVRKKWTCDICQLTVLCEKNLNLHLQGKKHKATYEALKTKNQPSIVRASTTKKTARPVEEPQKTVYRKVWKQKTITNNEGKQHGQSMGVSASTAKKSDQPTKEEHEKRVSMSNSGLEPKNEAVSEENYTFRCNICNTKCNGENDLAAHYNGRKHKARIQLHNIFVGIGQV, from the exons ATGCTACTGGGTATTCTCAATTTTGCCCTGAAATGCCTTTATGTCCTTTCATG gcctttcttttctttggcgTATCCTTt ATGTGCTTCCATCCAAGCAATTGAGAACAATTCAAATTCAGACACTCAGACGTTGGCTACATATTGGATTGTCTTCTCTTTGATTTCACTCTTTGAGAATGCTTTCTTGAAATTTCTTGAAAG GTTACTGTTCTGGCAACACATTAAGCTAATGATCATCTGCTGGCTGGTTGTACCTCACTTCGATGGTGCTATTTATGTCTATAATCACTTTATACATCCATGCCTCTCCATGAACCCACCAATTTTCGTTGATGAATTCAATAAATGGAAGGAATTCTTATTCAAGAGAGATAACTTTCTAGCTCAGGCAGAGagatatataaacaataatgGACCTGAAGCTCTGGAGGAACTTATTGCTGCCAAG aaaaaaagtaaaaagtttaATCACGGCATGGAAGAGTTCAAAGCTATTTCAGTTATGGTCAGGAAACAAGTGGAGAGG TCAAATAGCAGAGAGGCTAACATTGTGCATAAAGATAATAAATCTATGGAAGTAATAGAGAAAAAGGAAGTACCTAGTGCCAAG GTAGTTCTAACAGGGCCTAATCTTGATCAGACTGAGAACAGAACATCAGCCACTAAGGAGATTATAGAAACAGCAGCGGCAGCTGCAACTGCTAGAGAACTTCCCAATATACCCATGCCTAAGGAAGTCCGAAAAAAGTGGACTTGTGATATATGTCAGTTAACTGTTCTTTGTgagaaaaacttaaatttacACCTTCAAGGAAAGAAACACAAGGCTACTTATGAGGCACTGAAAACAAAGAACCAGCCAAGTATTGTCCGAGCTTCAACCACAAAGAAAACTGCTCGGCCAGTTGAGGAGCCACAAAAGACTGTATATAGGAAAGTATGGAAACAAAAAACTATTACAAATAATGAGGGTAAACAGCATGGCCAGTCAATGGGTGTCTCAGCTTCAACTGCTAAAAAATCTGATCAGCCCACAAAAGAGGAGCATGAAAAAAGAGTTTCAATGTCAAACAGTGGACTTGAACCTAAGAATGAAGCTGTTAGTGAGGAAAATTATACTTTTAGGTGCAATATCTGTAATACAAAATGCAATGGAGAGAATGACTTGGCTGCTCACTATAATGGGAGGAAACACAAGGCTCGAATTCAATTACACAATATATTTGTTGGGATTGGACAGGTCTGA
- the LOC115967644 gene encoding uncharacterized protein LOC115967644 isoform X3: MIICWLVVPHFDGAIYVYNHFIHPCLSMNPPIFVDEFNKWKEFLFKRDNFLAQAERYINNNGPEALEELIAAKKKSKKFNHGMEEFKAISVMVRKQVERSNSREANIVHKDNKSMEVIEKKEVPSAKVVLTGPNLDQTENRTSATKEIIETAAAAATARELPNIPMPKEVRKKWTCDICQLTVLCEKNLNLHLQGKKHKATYEALKTKNQPSIVRASTTKKTARPVEEPQKTVYRKVWKQKTITNNEGKQHGQSMGVSASTAKKSDQPTKEEHEKRVSMSNSGLEPKNEAVSEENYTFRCNICNTKCNGENDLAAHYNGRKHKARIQLHNIFVGIGQV, translated from the exons ATGATCATCTGCTGGCTGGTTGTACCTCACTTCGATGGTGCTATTTATGTCTATAATCACTTTATACATCCATGCCTCTCCATGAACCCACCAATTTTCGTTGATGAATTCAATAAATGGAAGGAATTCTTATTCAAGAGAGATAACTTTCTAGCTCAGGCAGAGagatatataaacaataatgGACCTGAAGCTCTGGAGGAACTTATTGCTGCCAAG aaaaaaagtaaaaagtttaATCACGGCATGGAAGAGTTCAAAGCTATTTCAGTTATGGTCAGGAAACAAGTGGAGAGG TCAAATAGCAGAGAGGCTAACATTGTGCATAAAGATAATAAATCTATGGAAGTAATAGAGAAAAAGGAAGTACCTAGTGCCAAG GTAGTTCTAACAGGGCCTAATCTTGATCAGACTGAGAACAGAACATCAGCCACTAAGGAGATTATAGAAACAGCAGCGGCAGCTGCAACTGCTAGAGAACTTCCCAATATACCCATGCCTAAGGAAGTCCGAAAAAAGTGGACTTGTGATATATGTCAGTTAACTGTTCTTTGTgagaaaaacttaaatttacACCTTCAAGGAAAGAAACACAAGGCTACTTATGAGGCACTGAAAACAAAGAACCAGCCAAGTATTGTCCGAGCTTCAACCACAAAGAAAACTGCTCGGCCAGTTGAGGAGCCACAAAAGACTGTATATAGGAAAGTATGGAAACAAAAAACTATTACAAATAATGAGGGTAAACAGCATGGCCAGTCAATGGGTGTCTCAGCTTCAACTGCTAAAAAATCTGATCAGCCCACAAAAGAGGAGCATGAAAAAAGAGTTTCAATGTCAAACAGTGGACTTGAACCTAAGAATGAAGCTGTTAGTGAGGAAAATTATACTTTTAGGTGCAATATCTGTAATACAAAATGCAATGGAGAGAATGACTTGGCTGCTCACTATAATGGGAGGAAACACAAGGCTCGAATTCAATTACACAATATATTTGTTGGGATTGGACAGGTCTGA